Part of the Denticeps clupeoides chromosome 3, fDenClu1.1, whole genome shotgun sequence genome, GCGAAGCCAGGACCTTCATATAGAACAATCTTATGATCCTGgctgtcctaaaaaaaaaacaaaaaaaaacacatacttgTTGTGTGAATGAAGCCCACAGGTTGTGCCAACATTTAACCGTAACAATTACGGGAAAAATCGGCATGACAGATGGTCGAACAGACCGGCCACTGGGGGAGAAAATCTGGTTGTCAGATGGACAGTGAAAGAGTGAGACAAGGACAGATGGACATACAGCAGAATTTCTCACCACTTTGATAGGACGGAGGGCGACAAGGCTCTCACTTCGTCTGCTGTTGGTCCAGGAGTCCCAGCGAGGATACTCCCCCTTCTCGAACACATATTGCTCCCCCTTACACCCAGCCTGCTCATAGCCCACCCATCTGTAGGCAGTGGACAGGGAGGGTGGGGGTCAGTCAGGGAGCCAGGCAAGTAGATATTCGTGGTATTAGCCAAGTGGTCAACGAGTCTGTGAGCAGTGCATTTCACCCTGTTCTGCTCCACGGAAACTGAACAGAATTACTGAATAAAGTaatgatgaataaataattggTTGTCAgtccaaaatgtatttgtaataaGATATTTGTCCCTTTGTCTGACTTGTTTTCCCTGCTTCCCTGAACTCTTTCCCCATTTCCCCAACTCACGGGCCACCCTGAACCAGGACAGAGCCCACTCTGTCAACTCCCGCCTCCTGAAGGTTTGAACACGCTCCTGTCAACTCATGGCACCGGCCCTGGAAGTTCTCCTGCTCGTAGATGACCAGCTgcgtgtgtttgagagagagatgagagagacagacagacagagcgtGAACATGCTTGCATGAGAATGGTTGTCAGCCgaaattatatttacagtaaACTACCCAGCGCCTCACGGACAATTCTGTCTCTGGAGTTTCACGTGTAGTGAAGATCTGGTGCACGACTGAGGTCAGATCACACCAACGTGTTGCCCCCTCCACTGTCAAACTCTGTTTCACTTTACCATGCCTCTTGTCCTGGTGTTAAATATGAGGTAAAAGGTGGCTTTTCTTGATGGGTGGTGTACCTTGAAAACTGCAGTGGCTGGCTGTTGTTGCTTGGCTGCAGGGGTTGGGTGGT contains:
- the LOC114785534 gene encoding beta-crystallin B2-like, with product MSTDHPTPAAKQQQPATAVFKLVIYEQENFQGRCHELTGACSNLQEAGVDRVGSVLVQGGPWVGYEQAGCKGEQYVFEKGEYPRWDSWTNSRRSESLVALRPIKVDSQDHKIVLYEGPGFAGKKIEIVDDDVPSFHSYGYQEKVSSVRVQSGTWVGYQYPGYRGYQYLFEKGEYKENADFGAQSPQIQSVRRVRDMQWHPRGSFHVTK